One Formosa sp. Hel3_A1_48 genomic window, AACTTTCGTTTTATGACATCTGGTCATGTGCTTATGCAGCCTATTTCAGATAATTTGTTGTCGTGTGTAAATCAAATGATTTTGCGCTTGAGGGAGCGAAAACCCCAAACACTAACCATCACCGGGCTTTACAGAGAAGACGAAGATAATTTATCTAATTTTGATAATCTTGGTGATGCGCGCGCAAATGAAATTAAAAACTTTCTGGTGAACCAAGGACTTCCAAAAAACCAAATTGTTATAAGTAACAAAAAGATTGAAAAAAGGCAAGACGGAAAAGATGTTTTGACGAGTTATTATACGCTAAAAGTTGAAACTTCAAATGAGCTATTGTTAAAGTTAGAAGAAGTCAAATCAAAAATCATTGAAGATCCAGTACTGATTAACTTTGAGGCTAAAATGCCAAATGCAGTCTTAAGCCCAGACCAAAAAAACAAATTAAAAAGCCTCGCAATACTCCTTAATAAGTCAAAAAACGCGCAGTGCATGATAGTTGGCCACACTGACAGCATTGAACACAAAAGACACCCCCGGCTTCTAGGAAAAAGTAGGGCTGAATTTACAAAAAGGGCCCTAATGAAATATAAAGTTAATCCTGAAAAAATAAAGATAACTTCTCATGGCCCATCAAGGCCTATCGCACTGAATAATACAGGTGAAGGAAGAGCGCTAAATAGAAGAACAGAGGTAATAATTAATTAAATACTCATGAGTAATTGTCTATTAATACAACTTGGTGTGGGCTTGTTGTCTGCGTTTTTTGGGTTCCTATTAGGGCGCCTCTACTGCAAAAAGAGGGGCTACAGTGCTAAATGCGGGTCAGAACAACACAGTAGCTTAACTGCTCAACAAAGCGGCTTTAAAAACACAGATCAAAAGCGTTTAACAACGACTAAAATTCCGCAATTTAATGCAGCACTAGCAAAACAGGCTTATAATAGAACAGTAAAAGAAAATGACCTCAGGGTGATTGAGGGTATTGGGCCAAAAATTCAACATCTTTTTCATAAAAATAATATTAAAACCTGGAAGTCACTTGCCAACTGTAGTGTCGAAAAATGTCAGTACGTTTTGGATAAAGCAGGAGAGGCTTACAGAATCCACAACCCAAAAACATGGCCTAAGCAAGCCCGCATGGCTTATGAGGGAAAGTGGCAAGAGCTGCGCCAATGGCAAGACAAACTTGATGCAGGCCATTAAGCAAAAAAACTGTAACCGGAAAAAAGTTGCGTTTTTAGTTGTACTTCACTTTTCGAAGTATGCGCAGGCTTTCTTTGTACAATTTGTGTAAATCGTGACTATACTTTGCCAAAAATGGTTTGGCAGACTCCAACAACGTCAATGCTTGTGTAAAGCCATTAAAGTGACAAATCAAATAAGTGATAGGGATGTTTTTTAAATCTTGCTGCTCCCTTTCAGTTAAGATTTGATGGGTCTTTAATTTTTCAATTATTGCATTGTTTGTGTTAAAAACATGATGTAATGTTTTCTTGTCATAAATAGGCGGCTGGAACAACAACTTAGTTTCAATGCTGTACTGTGCGTGATCAGAAAACTCAATACATGTCTCCTCTAATTTTAGATATTTATCTTGGCCATTGAGTCCTAGATTTACATACTCTATAATTTTAAAGCAATCAGCGTCATAATTAATTTCAACCTCATCTAAAGTTGAGTAAAATAGCCGAACCTGTTCGTTGATAAGCGCTATATCAACTCTTGAATAAAAAGTTTGATTTCTTACATTTTTCTTTTGGCCAGACCAACACATCACGAAATACTCCTTGAAAACCCGGTATGTGGGGTGATAATCCTTTCTATTATTCAAAAAGTCAAACACCCCATCTAGCGTATATTGAATGTTGTTTTGGGCGTGTTGCTCTATCGATGCTACAATTTTTGAGTTTACATCTCTGAGCTCAATATCAAAAACTTTCGGCATGCTCGTACTCCCATCTCTAAAAAAAATAGAGCCGCCGTAGTATTTCCAAATATTCTTTCGCAAGGCTGTAACTTTGCGTGTGTTTTTTGCTCTGATGGTAACTAAACCAACAACTTTATCATCCGAAAGATGTGGGAAAGAAACATTTTCGTACTGAATGATTGGCGGGCATTCAAGGTAAGCATTGATTAGGTTCTGGATTTTGCTATCGTCAAAAAAATCTACTCCAATAATCTCATTTGTTGGGTCCTCTATTCCAATAATAATATAAGAATTGTTGTTAGGATTGGAGTTGGATAGTGCGCAAATATGTTTCAAGAACTTTGCCTTCCCTTCTTTTTCCCCAATATTTATCTGACGCTTTTTATCATAAAAACTGTTCTCATCATTGTGAGCTAGTAAGTTTTTGATAAGTAAGCGTTTATTAATCATTAGAATGAAATTTTATCTTTTCTATAAGTACTTTTTTTGTATCAAGCCCTTTGCTTAATGCTATTAAAATTAAAAAATAAAAGCCTATTCAGCTCTCAAAAAAATCTTTATTTTTAACCAATTCTTAACAGAACTAAGAAAAATATTTTAACACCTTGCAAAAGAAGAGAACAATATAATAGATCCTGAATAATGGAAGAAAACAGTCAAACAGTAGATATCAAATCAATAAACGAAAAAATTGAAAAGCAAAGTGCTTTTATTGATCTGCTTACTTTAGAAATAAACAAGGTCATTGTTGGTCAAAAGCACATGATAGAGCGCCTTCTGATAGGCCTTTTAGGTCAAGGTCATATTTTATTGGAAGGTGTGCCTGGTTTAGCGAAAACACTTGCAATAAACACCTTGTCACAAGCGGTTTCTGGTAGTTTTAGCAGAATACAGTTTACCCCAGACCTCCTTCCTGCTGATGTTGTCGGTACGCTCATTTACAACATAAAAGCAAATGAGTTTAATATAAAAAAAGGTCCAATATTTGCCAATTTTGTCCTGGCAGATGAGATCAACCGCGCACCGGCAAAAGTACAGTCAGCACTTCTAGAAGCTATGCAAGAAAAGCAAGTGACAATTGGCGATGAAACTTTCATTTTAGAAAAACCTTTCTTAGTAATGGCAACTCAGAACCCGGTCGAACAAGAAGGGACCTATCCGCTCCCTGAAGCTCAAGTGGACCGTTTTATGCTAAAAACTGTAATCGATTACCCAAAACTTGAGGACGAACAACTAATTGTTCGTGCGAACTTGAAAGGGGCATTTGAAAAAATAAAACCTGTAGTAAGTGTCAAGCAAATCCTAGATGCTCAAAAAGCAGTACGCGAGGTTTATATGGATGAAAAAATTGAAAAATATATTCTTGATATCATTTTTGCAACGCGCTACCCCGAACGCTACAATTTAGCAGAGCTAAAACCGCTCATATCATTTGGGGCATCGCCAAGGGGAAGTATTAACCTAGCGACTGCAGCAAAGTGCTACGCCTTCATCAAACGCCGCGGCTATGTCATCCCAGAAGATGTTCGTGCAGTTGTCTTGGATGTTCTTCGCCATCGAATTGGAATCACCTACGAAGCAGAGGCTGAAAATATAACCTCCGAAGATATTGTACACAAAATTGTAAATGTAATAGAGGTGCCTTAGTGGGCGTCTGTTAATTATCTTTTCTAGATTAAAAAATTCACGTGTTAGTATAAATGGATACAAAAGAGCTCCTAAAAAAAGTCCGTAAAATTGAAATCAAAACAAGGCGATTGTCTGATCATGTTTTTGGTGGAGAGTACCATTCGACCTTCAAAGGACGTGGAATGACTTTTTCGGAAGTAAGACAATATCAATTTGGAGATGATGTGCGTAATATTGATTGGAATGTTACCGCGCGATATAACGAGCCTTATATTAAGGTTTTTGAAGAAGAGCGGGAACTAACCATGATGCTCATGGTTGATGTTTCTGGGTCGGGACAATTTGGGACGTTTCGTCAATTTAAAAGTGAATTTATTACCGAGATTGCCGCTACCCTTGCTTTTTCTGCAACCCAAAACAACGACAAAATTGGACTCATTCTTTATTCTGCCGATGTCGAGCTTTATATTCCACCAAAAAAAGGACGGTCTCACGTCTTGCGCATAATTAGAGAGCTTATTGAATTTAAACCAAAAAATAAGCAAACCGACACTGCAGAAGCTTTAAAGTTTTTGTCCAATGTGATGAAAAAAAAGGCTATTGTTTTTCTGCTTTCAGATTTTATAGATTCTGGTTATGATCACAATTTGAAGATTGCGTCCGGAAAGCACGAC contains:
- a CDS encoding OmpA family protein, whose translation is MSKKTTYLFGVLASLIIGSFLHFSLCAHTDEITKPAVITKGQKQDNNSIPFMFDDGYTVIQSNDNFRFMTSGHVLMQPISDNLLSCVNQMILRLRERKPQTLTITGLYREDEDNLSNFDNLGDARANEIKNFLVNQGLPKNQIVISNKKIEKRQDGKDVLTSYYTLKVETSNELLLKLEEVKSKIIEDPVLINFEAKMPNAVLSPDQKNKLKSLAILLNKSKNAQCMIVGHTDSIEHKRHPRLLGKSRAEFTKRALMKYKVNPEKIKITSHGPSRPIALNNTGEGRALNRRTEVIIN
- a CDS encoding ATP-binding protein, coding for MINKRLLIKNLLAHNDENSFYDKKRQINIGEKEGKAKFLKHICALSNSNPNNNSYIIIGIEDPTNEIIGVDFFDDSKIQNLINAYLECPPIIQYENVSFPHLSDDKVVGLVTIRAKNTRKVTALRKNIWKYYGGSIFFRDGSTSMPKVFDIELRDVNSKIVASIEQHAQNNIQYTLDGVFDFLNNRKDYHPTYRVFKEYFVMCWSGQKKNVRNQTFYSRVDIALINEQVRLFYSTLDEVEINYDADCFKIIEYVNLGLNGQDKYLKLEETCIEFSDHAQYSIETKLLFQPPIYDKKTLHHVFNTNNAIIEKLKTHQILTEREQQDLKNIPITYLICHFNGFTQALTLLESAKPFLAKYSHDLHKLYKESLRILRKVKYN
- a CDS encoding AAA family ATPase, giving the protein MEENSQTVDIKSINEKIEKQSAFIDLLTLEINKVIVGQKHMIERLLIGLLGQGHILLEGVPGLAKTLAINTLSQAVSGSFSRIQFTPDLLPADVVGTLIYNIKANEFNIKKGPIFANFVLADEINRAPAKVQSALLEAMQEKQVTIGDETFILEKPFLVMATQNPVEQEGTYPLPEAQVDRFMLKTVIDYPKLEDEQLIVRANLKGAFEKIKPVVSVKQILDAQKAVREVYMDEKIEKYILDIIFATRYPERYNLAELKPLISFGASPRGSINLATAAKCYAFIKRRGYVIPEDVRAVVLDVLRHRIGITYEAEAENITSEDIVHKIVNVIEVP
- a CDS encoding DUF58 domain-containing protein; its protein translation is MDTKELLKKVRKIEIKTRRLSDHVFGGEYHSTFKGRGMTFSEVRQYQFGDDVRNIDWNVTARYNEPYIKVFEEERELTMMLMVDVSGSGQFGTFRQFKSEFITEIAATLAFSATQNNDKIGLILYSADVELYIPPKKGRSHVLRIIRELIEFKPKNKQTDTAEALKFLSNVMKKKAIVFLLSDFIDSGYDHNLKIASGKHDITGIRVFDKNEAEIPNLGVVQMLDQETGTSTLVNTSSRKIRRIYAKQYLNQVNYFKDSFKKAGAGQLECRLDESYVKKLLGYFKQRG